TACACGACCATGTAGCTGTTATAGTTCCCGGTCGCCTGTTCAGCAAAGTAATTGCCTGAGGCCTCGGGACATGCCCAGAGATCGATTTCACCGCTATCCAGTGCGGCAATGATTGCGTATACATCGCTTTCGGTCACTATCTGGCTCTGGTTCACACCAATATCGAGCAGATACCGAATCGCAACATCGTCAGTGATCACCCCTATACGGTAACCCTTCAGGTCTTCAGGACCTTTTATACTGATTTCTCGGTCCGGTCTGGCAAACAGAACCTTTCGGTTAGTATAGACAGGTCCGGCCCATTTGAATAAATCCTCACGTTCGGGAGTTCTTGCCATACTGAAGAGAACTGTACCATTTCCGGTGAGAGCCGCCTGATATCCTTCGGTCCAGGGGACGAGGTGTATCTCCTCTTGAGATACTTTATTCCCCATTTTTTCAGTTATTGCCTCTAGCAGGTCAACAGAGAGCCCCTTCACAGTTCCATTTTCCTGATAATTATAGGGAGGAAGTTGTTCAGTGTAATATGTCAAACTGGTCAATTCAAGGGTACTATTCGTATCTGCAGATTCAACTTCGCGTTCAGAGAGGCATCCGGCAGTCATAATTAGAGCACCAGTGAGTGCTATACTAAGGAAAAGATACGTATATCGCAAGAAGGATGACATAAATATTATAAACTGTCTGTATATAAGTAAATGTTCATTCGGCCAACTTTAAAATTAAACGCCCTCTTTATATTCATATGATCGTTCTCTCGTTATTTATACTTGAATCTGGCCTCTACTTAATAAAAAAATCATGATTGAGAGGGGAGGTTTTTGTTCCTCCCGATTGCGAGGGGTGGAATATGCATTTGGGACAAATTTGCGAAAATTCTAATTTTCACAATAGATGCCAGGAAACTTTGCAGAATTCTGAAAAAGTATTATAGTGTTTGTTGTAGCTGCATACTGCTGTGACTTGGTGGCCAGGTTGAAAATTGAGATGAGTATATTTCTATGATTGAAAATATTTTGGCTATGATGATAGCAGAAAAACAAAAAAATGGGAAGTGTTTAACTTTATATTTGGAGTTAAAAGATGGAAAACAAATTTCTAGTCATAATGTTGAGGATTACCAACTT
The genomic region above belongs to Methanosarcina horonobensis HB-1 = JCM 15518 and contains:
- a CDS encoding transporter substrate-binding domain-containing protein; translation: MTAGCLSEREVESADTNSTLELTSLTYYTEQLPPYNYQENGTVKGLSVDLLEAITEKMGNKVSQEEIHLVPWTEGYQAALTGNGTVLFSMARTPEREDLFKWAGPVYTNRKVLFARPDREISIKGPEDLKGYRIGVITDDVAIRYLLDIGVNQSQIVTESDVYAIIAALDSGEIDLWACPEASGNYFAEQATGNYNSYMVVYELQAQDTYYAFSKDVPDSVVQSFQQALDTLRDQKDEQGVSDYERIVYQDLGVSCAQQTFTDEAVIALVNITATAIEKNATDTFHRINAGEAPYRDPENPGLYAFVYDANVTMVAHADNILLVGTNLKGKTDVTGKPFRDEIVTGALENGTGWEEYVYTNPVHANLYYKTTYYRSVRGSDGNSYVVCSGNFKKCGI